The Juglans microcarpa x Juglans regia isolate MS1-56 chromosome 8S, Jm3101_v1.0, whole genome shotgun sequence genome has a window encoding:
- the LOC121244549 gene encoding ABSCISIC ACID-INSENSITIVE 5-like protein 5 isoform X3 has product MANNFNFRNFGTDPPGESNENGRPPENFPLTRQQSIYSLTFDELQNTMGGSVGKDFGSMNMDELLKNIWSAEETQTMANFSAGTAPEGTGGPPAGAGHLQRQGSLTLPRTLSQKTVDEVWRNISKDHVTGNGSSSVPQRQQTLGEMTLEEFLVKAGVVREDTQLGAKPSTPGFFGNSGLGIGFQQTGGVAGLIGNRIPESSDNQFSIHSSNLPLNVNGIRSDQMQLSRPQQQQQPQIFPKPVTVAYATNQMPQMGSPGMRAGIVGISDQSLSSGLVQGGGMGTVGLGAGALSAATGSPANQLSSDGIGKSNGDTSSVSPVPYMFNGGLRGRRSNGAVEKVVERRQRRMIKNRESAARSRARKQAYTMELEAEVAKLKEENEELRKKQEEIMEMQKNQVVEIMNLQRGVKKQCLRRTQTGPW; this is encoded by the exons ATGGCGAACAATTTCAACTTTAGGAACTTCGGGACAGACCCACCAGGTGAGTCTAACGAAAACGGAAGGCCGCCGGAAAACTTCCCGTTAACGCGGCAGCAGTCGATCTACTCGTTGACCTTCGACGAGTTGCAGAACACCATGGGGGGCAGCGTAGGCAAGGACTTTGGTTCCATGAACATGGACGAGCTACTCAAGAACATTTGGAGCGCCGAGGAGACCCAAACCATGGCCAACTTCTCCGCAGGTACCGCACCAGAAGGTACCGGAGGCCCACCTGCTGGCGCTGGGCACTTACAGAGGCAGGGTTCGCTGACGCTGCCCAGGACGCTGAGCCAGAAGACCGTGGATGAGGTGTGGAGAAATATATCCAAGGATCATGTGACTGGAAATGGAAGCTCAAGTGTGCCGCAGAGGCAGCAGACTTTAGGGGAGATGACTTTGGAGGAGTTCCTGGTCAAAGCTGGGGTTGTGAGAGAGGACACCCAACTGGGTGCCAAGCCTAGTACCCCAGGATTCTTTGGCAATAGTGGTTTAGGAATTGGGTTTCAGCAGACTGGTGGGGTTGCGGGATTGATTGGAAATCGGATTCCAGAGAGTAGTGATAATCAATTTTCTATTCACTCTTCGAATTTGCCACTGAATGTGAATGGTATCCGATCGGATCAGATGCAGTTGTCGCGGcctcagcagcagcagcagccccAGATTTTTCCTAAGCCGGTTACGGTGGCCTATGCAACAAATCAGATGCCTCAGATGGGCAGTCCAGGAATGAGGGCAGGAATTGTGGGGATAAGCGATCAAAGTTTGAGTAGTGGGTTGGTTCAAGGTGGAGGGATGGGAACTGTTGGGTTAGGAGCCGGAGCTCTTAGTGCTGCGACGGGGTCGCCGGCGAACCAGCTGTCATCAGATGGGATAGGGAAGAGTAACGGTGATACGTCGTCAGTGTCGCCGGTTCCTTATATGTTTAATGGTGGTTTAAGGGGGAGGAGGTCTAATGGGGCTGTGGAGAAGGTAGTTGAAAGGAGGCAGAGGAGAATGATTAAGAATAGGGAGTCAGCTGCGAGGTCTCGAGCTCGAAAGCAG GCTTATACCATGGAATTGGAAGCTGAAGTTGCAAAGTTAAAGGAGGAGAACGAAGAATTGCGGAAAAAACAG GAAGAAATTATGGAAATGCAAAAGAATCAG GTTGTGGAGATCATGAATCTCCAGCGAGGAGTTAAGAAACAATGCTTGAGAAGAACACAGACTGGTCCATGGTAA
- the LOC121244549 gene encoding ABSCISIC ACID-INSENSITIVE 5-like protein 5 isoform X2: MANNFNFRNFGTDPPGESNENGRPPENFPLTRQQSIYSLTFDELQNTMGGSVGKDFGSMNMDELLKNIWSAEETQTMANFSAGTAPEGTGGPPAGAGHLQRQGSLTLPRTLSQKTVDEVWRNISKDHVTGNGSSSVPQRQQTLGEMTLEEFLVKAGVVREDTQLGAKPSTPGFFGNSGLGIGFQQTGGVAGLIGNRIPESSDNQFSIHSSNLPLNVNGIRSDQMQLSRPQQQQQPQIFPKPVTVAYATNQMPQMGSPGMRAGIVGISDQSLSSGLVQGGGMGTVGLGAGALSAATGSPANQLSSDGIGKSNGDTSSVSPVPYMFNGGLRGRRSNGAVEKVVERRQRRMIKNRESAARSRARKQAYTMELEAEVAKLKEENEELRKKQEEIMEMQKNQDETYEKEKIKDGKASSWLLRDFVILK, from the exons ATGGCGAACAATTTCAACTTTAGGAACTTCGGGACAGACCCACCAGGTGAGTCTAACGAAAACGGAAGGCCGCCGGAAAACTTCCCGTTAACGCGGCAGCAGTCGATCTACTCGTTGACCTTCGACGAGTTGCAGAACACCATGGGGGGCAGCGTAGGCAAGGACTTTGGTTCCATGAACATGGACGAGCTACTCAAGAACATTTGGAGCGCCGAGGAGACCCAAACCATGGCCAACTTCTCCGCAGGTACCGCACCAGAAGGTACCGGAGGCCCACCTGCTGGCGCTGGGCACTTACAGAGGCAGGGTTCGCTGACGCTGCCCAGGACGCTGAGCCAGAAGACCGTGGATGAGGTGTGGAGAAATATATCCAAGGATCATGTGACTGGAAATGGAAGCTCAAGTGTGCCGCAGAGGCAGCAGACTTTAGGGGAGATGACTTTGGAGGAGTTCCTGGTCAAAGCTGGGGTTGTGAGAGAGGACACCCAACTGGGTGCCAAGCCTAGTACCCCAGGATTCTTTGGCAATAGTGGTTTAGGAATTGGGTTTCAGCAGACTGGTGGGGTTGCGGGATTGATTGGAAATCGGATTCCAGAGAGTAGTGATAATCAATTTTCTATTCACTCTTCGAATTTGCCACTGAATGTGAATGGTATCCGATCGGATCAGATGCAGTTGTCGCGGcctcagcagcagcagcagccccAGATTTTTCCTAAGCCGGTTACGGTGGCCTATGCAACAAATCAGATGCCTCAGATGGGCAGTCCAGGAATGAGGGCAGGAATTGTGGGGATAAGCGATCAAAGTTTGAGTAGTGGGTTGGTTCAAGGTGGAGGGATGGGAACTGTTGGGTTAGGAGCCGGAGCTCTTAGTGCTGCGACGGGGTCGCCGGCGAACCAGCTGTCATCAGATGGGATAGGGAAGAGTAACGGTGATACGTCGTCAGTGTCGCCGGTTCCTTATATGTTTAATGGTGGTTTAAGGGGGAGGAGGTCTAATGGGGCTGTGGAGAAGGTAGTTGAAAGGAGGCAGAGGAGAATGATTAAGAATAGGGAGTCAGCTGCGAGGTCTCGAGCTCGAAAGCAG GCTTATACCATGGAATTGGAAGCTGAAGTTGCAAAGTTAAAGGAGGAGAACGAAGAATTGCGGAAAAAACAG GAAGAAATTATGGAAATGCAAAAGAATCAG GATGAAACCTACGAGaaggaaaagataaaagatGGAAAAGCTTCAAGTTGGCTATTGAGAGactttgttattttaaaatag
- the LOC121244549 gene encoding ABSCISIC ACID-INSENSITIVE 5-like protein 5 isoform X5 produces the protein MANNFNFRNFGTDPPGESNENGRPPENFPLTRQQSIYSLTFDELQNTMGGSVGKDFGSMNMDELLKNIWSAEETQTMANFSAGTAPEGTGGPPAGAGHLQRQGSLTLPRTLSQKTVDEVWRNISKDHVTGNGSSSVPQRQQTLGEMTLEEFLVKAGVVREDTQLGAKPSTPGFFGNSGLGIGFQQTGGVAGLIGNRIPESSDNQFSIHSSNLPLNVNGIRSDQMQLSRPQQQQQPQIFPKPVTVAYATNQMPQMGSPGMRAGIVGISDQSLSSGLVQGGGMGTVGLGAGALSAATGSPANQLSSDGIGKSNGDTSSVSPVPYMFNGGLRGRRSNGAVEKVVERRQRRMIKNRESAARSRARKQAYTMELEAEVAKLKEENEELRKKQEEIMEMQKNQSGLFRMKPTRRKR, from the exons ATGGCGAACAATTTCAACTTTAGGAACTTCGGGACAGACCCACCAGGTGAGTCTAACGAAAACGGAAGGCCGCCGGAAAACTTCCCGTTAACGCGGCAGCAGTCGATCTACTCGTTGACCTTCGACGAGTTGCAGAACACCATGGGGGGCAGCGTAGGCAAGGACTTTGGTTCCATGAACATGGACGAGCTACTCAAGAACATTTGGAGCGCCGAGGAGACCCAAACCATGGCCAACTTCTCCGCAGGTACCGCACCAGAAGGTACCGGAGGCCCACCTGCTGGCGCTGGGCACTTACAGAGGCAGGGTTCGCTGACGCTGCCCAGGACGCTGAGCCAGAAGACCGTGGATGAGGTGTGGAGAAATATATCCAAGGATCATGTGACTGGAAATGGAAGCTCAAGTGTGCCGCAGAGGCAGCAGACTTTAGGGGAGATGACTTTGGAGGAGTTCCTGGTCAAAGCTGGGGTTGTGAGAGAGGACACCCAACTGGGTGCCAAGCCTAGTACCCCAGGATTCTTTGGCAATAGTGGTTTAGGAATTGGGTTTCAGCAGACTGGTGGGGTTGCGGGATTGATTGGAAATCGGATTCCAGAGAGTAGTGATAATCAATTTTCTATTCACTCTTCGAATTTGCCACTGAATGTGAATGGTATCCGATCGGATCAGATGCAGTTGTCGCGGcctcagcagcagcagcagccccAGATTTTTCCTAAGCCGGTTACGGTGGCCTATGCAACAAATCAGATGCCTCAGATGGGCAGTCCAGGAATGAGGGCAGGAATTGTGGGGATAAGCGATCAAAGTTTGAGTAGTGGGTTGGTTCAAGGTGGAGGGATGGGAACTGTTGGGTTAGGAGCCGGAGCTCTTAGTGCTGCGACGGGGTCGCCGGCGAACCAGCTGTCATCAGATGGGATAGGGAAGAGTAACGGTGATACGTCGTCAGTGTCGCCGGTTCCTTATATGTTTAATGGTGGTTTAAGGGGGAGGAGGTCTAATGGGGCTGTGGAGAAGGTAGTTGAAAGGAGGCAGAGGAGAATGATTAAGAATAGGGAGTCAGCTGCGAGGTCTCGAGCTCGAAAGCAG GCTTATACCATGGAATTGGAAGCTGAAGTTGCAAAGTTAAAGGAGGAGAACGAAGAATTGCGGAAAAAACAG GAAGAAATTATGGAAATGCAAAAGAATCAG TCGGGCCTTTTTAGGATGAAACCTACGAGaaggaaaagataa
- the LOC121244549 gene encoding ABSCISIC ACID-INSENSITIVE 5-like protein 5 isoform X4 has protein sequence MANNFNFRNFGTDPPGESNENGRPPENFPLTRQQSIYSLTFDELQNTMGGSVGKDFGSMNMDELLKNIWSAEETQTMANFSAGTAPEGTGGPPAGAGHLQRQGSLTLPRTLSQKTVDEVWRNISKDHVTGNGSSSVPQRQQTLGEMTLEEFLVKAGVVREDTQLGAKPSTPGFFGNSGLGIGFQQTGGVAGLIGNRIPESSDNQFSIHSSNLPLNVNGIRSDQMQLSRPQQQQQPQIFPKPVTVAYATNQMPQMGSPGMRAGIVGISDQSLSSGLVQGGGMGTVGLGAGALSAATGSPANQLSSDGIGKSNGDTSSVSPVPYMFNGGLRGRRSNGAVEKVVERRQRRMIKNRESAARSRARKQAYTMELEAEVAKLKEENEELRKKQEEITEMQKNQAVEIMNLQRGVKKQCLRRTQTSPW, from the exons ATGGCGAACAATTTCAACTTTAGGAACTTCGGGACAGACCCACCAGGTGAGTCTAACGAAAACGGAAGGCCGCCGGAAAACTTCCCGTTAACGCGGCAGCAGTCGATCTACTCGTTGACCTTCGACGAGTTGCAGAACACCATGGGGGGCAGCGTAGGCAAGGACTTTGGTTCCATGAACATGGACGAGCTACTCAAGAACATTTGGAGCGCCGAGGAGACCCAAACCATGGCCAACTTCTCCGCAGGTACCGCACCAGAAGGTACCGGAGGCCCACCTGCTGGCGCTGGGCACTTACAGAGGCAGGGTTCGCTGACGCTGCCCAGGACGCTGAGCCAGAAGACCGTGGATGAGGTGTGGAGAAATATATCCAAGGATCATGTGACTGGAAATGGAAGCTCAAGTGTGCCGCAGAGGCAGCAGACTTTAGGGGAGATGACTTTGGAGGAGTTCCTGGTCAAAGCTGGGGTTGTGAGAGAGGACACCCAACTGGGTGCCAAGCCTAGTACCCCAGGATTCTTTGGCAATAGTGGTTTAGGAATTGGGTTTCAGCAGACTGGTGGGGTTGCGGGATTGATTGGAAATCGGATTCCAGAGAGTAGTGATAATCAATTTTCTATTCACTCTTCGAATTTGCCACTGAATGTGAATGGTATCCGATCGGATCAGATGCAGTTGTCGCGGcctcagcagcagcagcagccccAGATTTTTCCTAAGCCGGTTACGGTGGCCTATGCAACAAATCAGATGCCTCAGATGGGCAGTCCAGGAATGAGGGCAGGAATTGTGGGGATAAGCGATCAAAGTTTGAGTAGTGGGTTGGTTCAAGGTGGAGGGATGGGAACTGTTGGGTTAGGAGCCGGAGCTCTTAGTGCTGCGACGGGGTCGCCGGCGAACCAGCTGTCATCAGATGGGATAGGGAAGAGTAACGGTGATACGTCGTCAGTGTCGCCGGTTCCTTATATGTTTAATGGTGGTTTAAGGGGGAGGAGGTCTAATGGGGCTGTGGAGAAGGTAGTTGAAAGGAGGCAGAGGAGAATGATTAAGAATAGGGAGTCAGCTGCGAGGTCTCGAGCTCGAAAGCAG GCTTATACCATGGAATTGGAAGCTGAAGTTGCAAAGTTAAAGGAGGAGAACGAAGAATTGCGGAAAAAACAG
- the LOC121244549 gene encoding ABSCISIC ACID-INSENSITIVE 5-like protein 5 isoform X7, protein MANNFNFRNFGTDPPGESNENGRPPENFPLTRQQSIYSLTFDELQNTMGGSVGKDFGSMNMDELLKNIWSAEETQTMANFSAGTAPEGTGGPPAGAGHLQRQGSLTLPRTLSQKTVDEVWRNISKDHVTGNGSSSVPQRQQTLGEMTLEEFLVKAGVVREDTQLGAKPSTPGFFGNSGLGIGFQQTGGVAGLIGNRIPESSDNQFSIHSSNLPLNVNGIRSDQMQLSRPQQQQQPQIFPKPVTVAYATNQMPQMGSPGMRAGIVGISDQSLSSGLVQGGGMGTVGLGAGALSAATGSPANQLSSDGIGKSNGDTSSVSPVPYMFNGGLRGRRSNGAVEKVVERRQRRMIKNRESAARSRARKQAYTMELEAEVAKLKEENEELRKKQEEITEMQKNQMD, encoded by the exons ATGGCGAACAATTTCAACTTTAGGAACTTCGGGACAGACCCACCAGGTGAGTCTAACGAAAACGGAAGGCCGCCGGAAAACTTCCCGTTAACGCGGCAGCAGTCGATCTACTCGTTGACCTTCGACGAGTTGCAGAACACCATGGGGGGCAGCGTAGGCAAGGACTTTGGTTCCATGAACATGGACGAGCTACTCAAGAACATTTGGAGCGCCGAGGAGACCCAAACCATGGCCAACTTCTCCGCAGGTACCGCACCAGAAGGTACCGGAGGCCCACCTGCTGGCGCTGGGCACTTACAGAGGCAGGGTTCGCTGACGCTGCCCAGGACGCTGAGCCAGAAGACCGTGGATGAGGTGTGGAGAAATATATCCAAGGATCATGTGACTGGAAATGGAAGCTCAAGTGTGCCGCAGAGGCAGCAGACTTTAGGGGAGATGACTTTGGAGGAGTTCCTGGTCAAAGCTGGGGTTGTGAGAGAGGACACCCAACTGGGTGCCAAGCCTAGTACCCCAGGATTCTTTGGCAATAGTGGTTTAGGAATTGGGTTTCAGCAGACTGGTGGGGTTGCGGGATTGATTGGAAATCGGATTCCAGAGAGTAGTGATAATCAATTTTCTATTCACTCTTCGAATTTGCCACTGAATGTGAATGGTATCCGATCGGATCAGATGCAGTTGTCGCGGcctcagcagcagcagcagccccAGATTTTTCCTAAGCCGGTTACGGTGGCCTATGCAACAAATCAGATGCCTCAGATGGGCAGTCCAGGAATGAGGGCAGGAATTGTGGGGATAAGCGATCAAAGTTTGAGTAGTGGGTTGGTTCAAGGTGGAGGGATGGGAACTGTTGGGTTAGGAGCCGGAGCTCTTAGTGCTGCGACGGGGTCGCCGGCGAACCAGCTGTCATCAGATGGGATAGGGAAGAGTAACGGTGATACGTCGTCAGTGTCGCCGGTTCCTTATATGTTTAATGGTGGTTTAAGGGGGAGGAGGTCTAATGGGGCTGTGGAGAAGGTAGTTGAAAGGAGGCAGAGGAGAATGATTAAGAATAGGGAGTCAGCTGCGAGGTCTCGAGCTCGAAAGCAG GCTTATACCATGGAATTGGAAGCTGAAGTTGCAAAGTTAAAGGAGGAGAACGAAGAATTGCGGAAAAAACAG